In Gammaproteobacteria bacterium, the following proteins share a genomic window:
- a CDS encoding pitrilysin family protein — MYFKNNFLLVAAIVLLTGCSQTTVKPTHSDTQSDSGSDKIFNLPYLMRDLDNGLRVIVVATDYPDVVTVQIPVQTGSRNEVEEGKSGFAHFFEHMMFRGTPNYSADKYGEILKNAGADQNAYTTDDYTNYHTTVTKDDLETLLMLEADRFKNLSFTEAEFRTEALAVKGEYLKNSANPISKIFETVRDNAFDKHTYKHTTMGFFRDIEEMPNQMEYAKLFFDRWYRPEKTTVIVVGDVDEENTFQLVRKYFGDWERGSFSEQIPQETEIGDSVYKHIKWSSKTQPWLTMAFHGPADNPQQSLDKQALDLLLRIYFGNTSELYQEIVTNKRLADQFFAYFPSRKDPGLIYLAARLTDSENYSSVQQAIVDTIVKARTELVEQNKLDDIKSAARYGFATSLDNSATIGAILASVVQMNRTPELLNQQFAALKKVTPSDLKNVANKYLIDEGRVIVSLSEAEDVPALQNELNLQKLVTEADKPLSNSFKVVDMRNSSPIIDINLLLNTGAAYEDSGKNGVAELTAAMLTDGGSKLYSATEISKKMFPMSASFGHQIDKEMLRFTGRVHQEKADEWLDLVIESLTNPGFRDDDFSRLKQQQVNAIVTDLKGNNDEELGKEVLYHKLYQGHPYETTNLGDVSELEEITIDDVRNFYRNQLTQSNLTIGVTGNLSDKQLDKLKSAISKKLQKGEANQRIAQAPELKGRSATIVEKDTLATAVSFGFPIDITRADKDWAALWLVRSFFGEHRNSNSHLYGQIREKRGMNYGDYAYIEYFPRGMFRTQPNANLSRSSQIFQVWLRPLRDNNDAHFATRVAMYELHHLLKHGLTEEQFEATRNYLMKYAGLLVKSQDRILGYALDSEFYGIDEFTKYVKRNLENLTLEQVNEVINKYLQEDNVHFVFISKDANDMKNRLASEQTSPMTYNSEKPEEILKKDQFLQDFPLSLDANNIKIVAVEEVFQ, encoded by the coding sequence ATGTATTTTAAAAATAATTTTCTATTAGTCGCAGCGATTGTTTTGTTAACAGGTTGTTCGCAAACAACGGTCAAGCCGACTCACTCAGATACTCAATCAGACTCAGGTTCTGATAAAATTTTCAACTTACCTTATCTGATGAGGGATTTAGATAATGGTTTACGAGTGATTGTTGTTGCAACGGATTATCCGGATGTAGTTACGGTTCAAATTCCCGTACAAACCGGCTCAAGAAATGAAGTCGAAGAAGGCAAATCCGGTTTTGCACATTTCTTTGAACACATGATGTTTCGCGGTACACCGAATTATTCTGCGGATAAATACGGTGAAATCCTAAAAAATGCCGGTGCAGACCAAAATGCTTATACTACGGATGATTATACAAACTATCACACAACGGTTACAAAAGATGATTTGGAAACACTTTTGATGCTAGAGGCTGACAGATTCAAAAATCTGAGTTTCACTGAAGCCGAATTTCGCACAGAAGCATTAGCCGTGAAAGGTGAATATCTGAAAAATAGTGCGAATCCAATTTCAAAAATATTTGAAACTGTCCGTGATAATGCTTTTGATAAACACACTTATAAACACACAACCATGGGTTTTTTCCGAGACATCGAAGAAATGCCAAACCAAATGGAATATGCAAAACTGTTTTTTGATCGCTGGTATCGCCCTGAAAAAACCACAGTCATTGTCGTTGGTGATGTGGACGAGGAGAATACGTTTCAATTAGTGAGAAAATATTTTGGGGATTGGGAGAGAGGTAGTTTTAGCGAACAAATTCCTCAAGAAACGGAAATAGGAGATTCGGTCTATAAGCACATCAAATGGAGTTCAAAAACTCAACCTTGGCTAACTATGGCTTTTCATGGACCTGCAGATAACCCACAACAATCTCTCGACAAACAGGCATTGGATTTATTGTTGAGAATTTATTTTGGCAATACATCTGAACTCTATCAAGAAATAGTTACAAATAAGCGTCTGGCTGATCAATTTTTTGCTTACTTTCCATCTCGAAAAGATCCGGGCTTAATTTATTTGGCAGCCAGATTAACGGATTCTGAAAATTATTCATCAGTACAACAAGCCATTGTAGATACCATTGTCAAAGCAAGAACCGAATTGGTTGAACAAAATAAACTGGATGACATTAAATCAGCCGCACGTTATGGTTTTGCAACTTCATTGGATAATTCCGCAACAATTGGTGCGATTTTGGCTAGCGTTGTTCAAATGAACAGAACACCTGAATTACTTAATCAACAATTCGCAGCCTTAAAGAAAGTCACGCCAAGTGACTTAAAGAATGTAGCAAATAAATATTTAATTGATGAGGGCAGGGTAATTGTTTCGTTATCAGAAGCGGAAGATGTTCCTGCGCTTCAAAATGAATTAAATCTGCAAAAACTGGTTACAGAAGCCGATAAACCGCTTTCTAACTCATTTAAAGTTGTAGATATGCGTAATTCCAGTCCGATTATTGATATCAATTTATTGTTAAATACCGGCGCAGCCTACGAAGACTCTGGCAAAAACGGTGTTGCTGAATTAACTGCAGCAATGTTGACAGATGGTGGTTCCAAGTTGTATTCAGCGACTGAAATTAGTAAAAAAATGTTTCCGATGTCAGCAAGTTTTGGACATCAAATTGATAAAGAAATGCTCCGTTTTACCGGACGTGTTCACCAGGAAAAAGCAGATGAATGGTTGGATTTGGTTATTGAAAGTTTAACTAATCCGGGTTTTAGAGATGATGATTTTAGCCGTTTAAAACAACAACAAGTTAATGCCATTGTGACTGATTTAAAAGGCAATAATGACGAAGAACTTGGTAAGGAAGTATTGTATCACAAACTTTATCAAGGACATCCGTATGAAACAACCAACCTTGGCGACGTGTCAGAACTTGAGGAAATTACCATTGATGACGTGAGAAATTTTTATAGAAACCAACTGACTCAAAGCAATCTGACAATTGGCGTTACCGGAAATCTAAGCGATAAACAGCTAGATAAACTGAAATCAGCAATCTCTAAAAAGTTACAAAAAGGCGAAGCCAACCAAAGAATTGCTCAAGCCCCAGAGTTGAAAGGTCGCTCTGCTACGATTGTAGAAAAAGATACATTAGCAACAGCAGTGTCATTTGGCTTTCCTATCGATATCACTCGTGCTGATAAAGACTGGGCGGCATTGTGGTTAGTACGTTCGTTCTTTGGTGAACATCGCAATTCCAATAGCCACTTGTACGGACAAATTCGCGAAAAACGTGGAATGAATTATGGAGACTACGCATACATAGAGTATTTCCCAAGAGGAATGTTCAGAACACAACCTAATGCGAATTTATCAAGAAGTTCGCAGATTTTCCAAGTATGGCTGAGACCATTGAGAGATAATAATGATGCGCATTTTGCCACACGTGTTGCAATGTACGAATTACATCATTTACTCAAACACGGTTTGACTGAGGAACAATTCGAAGCAACCCGAAATTATCTGATGAAATATGCCGGGTTATTAGTTAAAAGTCAGGACAGAATTCTTGGATATGCTTTAGATAGTGAATTTTACGGAATTGATGAATTCACAAAATATGTAAAACGAAATCTTGAAAATCTGACACTTGAACAGGTCAACGAAGTGATTAATAAATATTTGCAAGAAGACAATGTGCATTTTGTCTTTATCAGTAAAGATGCTAACGATATGAAGAATAGATTAGCTTCTGAACAAACATCACCA
- a CDS encoding CNNM domain-containing protein, with product MSEIPLSVLMGILALLIVFSAFFSSSETALMTLNRLKLKNLAKTSKGAKLAQKLLNQPDRLIGLILIGNNFINIAASTIATIAAFKIANDSSLTPEAAAAYGTVILTLLILIFAEVTPKTYAALHPERIAFPASYILTPLLKILYPIVWTTNLMTNGILRILGVPKDVAEQALSREELRTLVIENHSIRPDAKQKMVINLLDLEHITVDDIMVPRSEVVGIDITDDWNDIIKQLVNTYLTRLPIYEEDINNVIGILHIRTILPRLSQGKLDLEGLLSVLRKPYFVPEGANLTTQIKEFQKRERRMGLVVDEYGDIQGLVTIDDILEEIVGDFTSEPKNRGRHIIKKGENEYLVDGRIQIRSLNRRLQWDLPLEDASTLSGLITEHLGNLPNNNTAIKLDGYQLTILNVDEDNVINKVLVKKIVSFD from the coding sequence GTGAGTGAGATTCCGTTAAGTGTTTTGATGGGAATACTGGCACTTTTAATAGTGTTTTCCGCATTTTTCTCTAGTTCAGAAACAGCTTTAATGACTTTGAACCGTTTAAAGTTGAAAAACCTGGCTAAAACCAGTAAAGGTGCAAAACTGGCTCAAAAATTATTAAACCAGCCGGACAGACTGATTGGTCTGATTTTGATTGGAAATAATTTCATTAACATTGCCGCATCGACAATCGCAACGATTGCTGCATTCAAAATTGCCAATGATTCATCACTCACTCCTGAAGCAGCTGCTGCGTACGGAACGGTAATATTGACATTGTTAATATTGATTTTTGCAGAAGTAACACCGAAAACATATGCTGCATTACACCCGGAAAGAATTGCTTTTCCGGCTTCCTATATTCTGACACCATTATTAAAAATTCTTTATCCAATAGTCTGGACAACAAATCTAATGACCAACGGGATACTTAGAATTTTAGGAGTTCCCAAAGATGTGGCTGAGCAGGCATTATCACGAGAAGAGTTAAGAACCTTGGTCATTGAAAATCACAGTATTCGTCCTGATGCCAAACAAAAAATGGTGATCAATCTTCTTGATTTGGAACATATAACAGTCGATGACATTATGGTTCCAAGAAGCGAAGTGGTTGGTATTGATATTACTGACGATTGGAATGATATCATTAAACAGTTGGTTAATACCTATCTCACGCGCTTGCCAATTTATGAAGAAGACATCAATAATGTGATTGGAATTTTACATATTCGAACCATTTTACCTCGATTATCACAAGGAAAACTGGATCTGGAAGGTCTGTTATCAGTTCTAAGAAAGCCTTATTTTGTTCCTGAAGGTGCTAATTTAACCACACAAATCAAGGAGTTCCAAAAACGCGAACGGCGCATGGGTTTGGTTGTTGATGAATATGGTGACATTCAGGGTTTGGTTACCATTGATGATATTCTTGAAGAAATTGTCGGTGATTTTACTTCCGAACCTAAAAATCGCGGTCGTCATATCATCAAAAAAGGGGAAAACGAATATCTGGTAGATGGACGAATTCAAATCCGTTCGCTGAATCGTCGATTGCAATGGGATTTACCGCTCGAAGATGCATCAACTCTTAGTGGCTTAATTACAGAGCATTTGGGCAACTTGCCAAATAACAACACAGCAATTAAGTTAGATGGATATCAGTTGACTATTTTGAATGTTGATGAAGACAATGTAATTAACAAAGTTTTGGTAAAGAAAATAGTTAGTTTTGACTAG
- the ccsA gene encoding cytochrome c biogenesis protein CcsA: MLTVISLSAIFYLLWLLPADKFKFGIILAYLAWLLHAYVCFHTLFDANGWIMSVANSVMLVSWLSVLVVFLFRIKSRWVILPLVIFVVLAFILYHLSSGELEEAKQFSWQLDLHITLSMLAYSILSVATLFAVSLWVNIKQIRSNSFESHSGLGALIEQEKKLSHIIFLGWLVLTTSLLSGVLFIDDFINQHIGHKVVFSFLAWLIFGILIAGRLTKGWRGEKLISLTILGMSLLAMGYLGSKIVIEWIL, translated from the coding sequence ATGCTTACAGTAATTAGTCTGTCTGCTATTTTCTACTTATTATGGTTGCTACCGGCAGATAAATTCAAATTCGGTATCATCCTTGCGTATCTTGCGTGGTTATTGCATGCTTACGTTTGTTTTCACACCCTGTTTGACGCAAACGGCTGGATAATGAGCGTTGCAAACTCGGTGATGCTGGTTTCCTGGTTGTCGGTTCTGGTGGTTTTTCTATTTCGGATTAAAAGTCGCTGGGTTATTTTACCGTTGGTGATATTTGTTGTTCTGGCGTTTATTTTGTATCATCTCAGTTCCGGAGAGCTTGAAGAAGCTAAACAATTTTCATGGCAATTGGACTTGCACATCACTTTATCTATGTTAGCTTATTCGATACTTTCAGTGGCAACGCTTTTTGCGGTATCGCTATGGGTTAATATTAAACAAATCAGAAGTAATAGTTTTGAGTCTCACTCGGGACTTGGAGCTTTAATTGAGCAAGAGAAAAAACTATCTCATATTATCTTTTTGGGTTGGCTGGTTTTAACGACCTCATTGCTTTCCGGTGTTTTGTTTATTGATGATTTTATCAATCAACATATCGGACATAAAGTCGTTTTTTCATTCTTGGCCTGGCTCATATTCGGAATTCTTATTGCCGGAAGGTTAACTAAAGGTTGGCGAGGCGAGAAACTTATTAGTTTGACCATATTGGGCATGTCGTTGCTGGCAATGGGATATTTGGGAAGCAAAATTGTCATCGAGTGGATTTTATAA
- the ffh gene encoding signal recognition particle protein — protein MFDNLKENLAKSIQKIKGQSTLTEDNIKSALREVRIALLEADVALPVVKDFIEQVKQRAIGENVITSLKPDQVLIKIVKEGLTQTLGAETQTLNLSTQPPAVILMAGLQGAGKTTSTAKLAKYLIERERKKVMVVSADVYRPAAIEQLQTVAEQVGAAFFPSSVIDEPVNIGKSAIAAAKKGFYDVLIVDTAGRLAVDDAMMKEIKAMQQGLNPIETLFVVDAMTGQDAANTAKAFSEILDLTGVIITKVDGDARGGAALSVRNIVGKPIKFMGVGEKMEALEPFHPDRIASSILGMGDVLSLVEEIERKVDKKKAEQIAKKVQKGQRFTLIDFKEQLEQMQNMGGMSSMLDKLPGMGNLPDAVKGQVSDKSTNKMISIINSMTKQERKFPQLIKGSRKRRIANGSGNEIQDVTRMLKQFTQMQRMMKKFSGKGMMKMMKRLGGKMPGGMPPGGMPF, from the coding sequence ATGTTTGATAATTTAAAAGAAAATCTGGCGAAATCCATACAAAAGATTAAAGGACAATCTACATTAACGGAAGATAATATCAAATCCGCATTGCGTGAAGTGCGTATTGCTCTTCTAGAAGCTGATGTCGCCCTGCCCGTTGTTAAAGATTTTATTGAACAAGTTAAACAAAGAGCAATTGGTGAAAATGTTATCACCAGTTTAAAACCGGATCAGGTTTTAATCAAAATTGTAAAAGAAGGACTCACACAAACACTTGGGGCCGAAACTCAAACGCTTAACCTTTCTACTCAGCCACCGGCAGTTATTTTGATGGCAGGCTTACAAGGTGCCGGTAAAACCACATCAACAGCTAAACTTGCTAAGTATTTGATCGAAAGAGAACGTAAAAAAGTAATGGTTGTCAGTGCTGACGTTTATCGTCCGGCTGCGATTGAACAACTGCAAACAGTTGCTGAACAAGTCGGAGCAGCCTTTTTCCCATCATCAGTAATAGACGAGCCGGTAAACATTGGAAAATCCGCAATTGCAGCTGCTAAAAAAGGCTTTTATGACGTTTTGATTGTTGATACCGCAGGACGATTGGCGGTTGATGATGCAATGATGAAAGAAATTAAAGCGATGCAACAAGGTTTAAATCCAATTGAAACTTTGTTTGTTGTTGACGCTATGACCGGTCAGGATGCAGCAAATACAGCAAAAGCTTTTTCTGAAATTCTTGATTTAACAGGTGTAATCATCACCAAAGTCGATGGTGATGCCAGAGGCGGTGCAGCATTATCGGTTAGAAATATTGTAGGCAAACCCATTAAATTCATGGGTGTTGGTGAAAAGATGGAAGCACTCGAACCATTCCATCCTGATCGGATTGCATCCAGCATTTTAGGTATGGGCGATGTTCTCTCACTGGTTGAAGAAATCGAACGCAAAGTTGATAAGAAAAAAGCCGAGCAAATTGCCAAAAAGGTTCAAAAAGGACAAAGATTCACTTTAATTGACTTCAAAGAACAACTGGAGCAAATGCAAAACATGGGTGGTATGTCATCTATGCTTGATAAACTTCCCGGAATGGGCAATCTCCCTGATGCGGTTAAAGGCCAGGTTAGTGATAAATCGACCAATAAAATGATTTCTATTATCAATTCTATGACTAAACAAGAGCGTAAATTCCCGCAACTCATCAAAGGCTCAAGAAAACGCCGGATAGCCAATGGTTCCGGCAATGAGATTCAGGATGTAACCCGCATGCTCAAACAATTCACCCAGATGCAAAGAATGATGAAAAAATTCAGTGGCAAAGGCATGATGAAAATGATGAAGCGTTTAGGCGGAAAAATGCCCGGAGGAATGCCACCGGGCGGTATGCCATTCTAA
- a CDS encoding VWA domain-containing protein: MKRTVLFLSIAAITACTQTQNDKQDYEVFVDSDESKKEQILVAEEAEAGRALAPRTEQFHSNKPAKVKSAVADSLGYIAPAPYINVVEENRENYNHFDDNSVQIVQNNPVSTFSIDVDTGAYSNIRRMLNQGMIPPHDSVRVEEMINYFNYDYENPDISEQPFSINTEIAPSPWNSNAHLLHIGIQGYEVKNEQRPASNLTFLIDVSGSMDSPDKLGLLKQSFKLMTKNLRKEDKVAIVVYAGAAGAVLDSTSGDQKSKILQALDKISAGGSTNGAGGINLAYQISEDNFIEDGINRIIIATDGDFNVGTTNFEQLTELVSRKKEKGISLTTLGFGQGNYNDHLMEQLADKGNGNHAYIDTLKEANKVLVNEMNSTLMTIAKDVKIQIEFNPDSVSQYRLIGYENRILNNEDFNNDKIDAGEIGSGHSVTAIYEVVMKGQQGWIEPLKYQQTHDGKPFSDEIATLKVRYKNPDTDTSKLITNTVKRNQIVDDISKASNNFKMSAAVAGFGQLLRGGKMLNGFNFDDVQKLAGQTMQNDQFGYRGEFLQLVSLAESLTEQHANNVE; this comes from the coding sequence ATGAAAAGAACAGTATTATTCCTATCCATCGCTGCTATTACGGCTTGCACACAAACTCAAAATGATAAGCAAGACTATGAAGTTTTCGTTGATTCTGATGAAAGTAAGAAAGAGCAAATACTCGTAGCAGAGGAAGCTGAAGCGGGACGTGCATTAGCACCAAGAACCGAACAATTTCATTCAAATAAGCCAGCAAAAGTCAAATCCGCAGTTGCTGATAGTTTAGGATATATAGCACCGGCTCCTTATATTAATGTCGTTGAAGAAAATAGAGAAAACTACAATCATTTTGACGACAATTCGGTTCAAATCGTACAAAACAACCCGGTTTCAACATTCAGCATTGACGTTGATACCGGAGCTTACAGCAATATTCGCCGAATGCTCAATCAAGGAATGATACCACCCCATGATTCAGTTCGTGTTGAAGAAATGATTAACTATTTCAATTATGACTACGAAAATCCGGATATTTCCGAGCAACCTTTTTCAATCAATACCGAGATTGCTCCCTCGCCTTGGAATTCGAATGCTCACTTATTACATATTGGCATTCAAGGTTATGAAGTTAAAAATGAACAACGCCCTGCTTCCAATTTGACGTTTTTAATTGATGTTTCCGGTTCGATGGACTCTCCTGATAAATTGGGGCTGTTGAAACAATCATTTAAACTGATGACAAAAAATCTTCGCAAAGAAGATAAAGTTGCCATTGTAGTGTACGCCGGTGCGGCAGGTGCTGTACTCGATTCCACCAGTGGTGATCAGAAATCCAAAATACTTCAAGCCTTGGATAAGATTTCAGCGGGTGGTTCAACCAACGGTGCCGGAGGCATCAACCTTGCCTATCAAATTAGCGAAGATAATTTCATCGAAGATGGAATCAACCGCATTATCATTGCAACCGATGGTGACTTTAATGTTGGTACAACCAATTTTGAACAACTCACCGAACTGGTATCTCGAAAAAAAGAAAAAGGAATTTCATTAACAACCTTGGGATTTGGTCAAGGAAACTACAATGATCATCTCATGGAACAATTGGCCGATAAAGGCAATGGCAATCATGCTTACATTGACACACTCAAGGAAGCTAATAAAGTTCTGGTCAACGAAATGAATTCCACACTGATGACAATTGCTAAAGATGTAAAAATCCAAATCGAATTTAATCCTGACAGCGTGTCACAATATCGTCTGATTGGTTATGAAAACCGCATTTTAAACAATGAAGATTTCAATAACGATAAAATTGATGCCGGAGAAATCGGCTCAGGTCATAGTGTGACTGCAATTTATGAAGTCGTTATGAAAGGTCAACAAGGTTGGATTGAACCTTTAAAATACCAACAAACCCATGATGGCAAGCCATTTTCTGATGAAATTGCGACATTAAAAGTCAGATATAAAAATCCGGATACCGATACTTCAAAACTGATAACCAATACAGTCAAACGCAATCAAATTGTTGACGATATTTCAAAAGCATCAAATAACTTCAAAATGTCAGCTGCTGTAGCCGGGTTTGGTCAGCTATTGAGAGGAGGTAAAATGTTAAACG